The following coding sequences are from one Marinitoga litoralis window:
- a CDS encoding NfeD family protein, producing MSEWQFWLVLGIIFVVLEILTPSFFFLWFGISAFISSILGTFITNKFITSTIFIILSALLWLFSKKIAKKWLEPKNTKLIHLDELVGKNGIALTDFDNENSGIVKVFSEEWKAYSEEEKINKGDKIIVLKRESNILIVKKQL from the coding sequence ATTATTTTTGTAGTATTAGAAATTTTAACTCCTTCATTCTTTTTTTTATGGTTTGGAATAAGTGCTTTTATTTCATCTATTTTAGGTACTTTTATTACAAATAAATTCATCACTTCTACAATTTTTATCATATTATCAGCTTTATTGTGGTTATTTTCTAAAAAAATTGCAAAAAAATGGTTAGAACCAAAAAACACTAAGCTTATTCATCTAGATGAGTTAGTAGGAAAAAACGGAATAGCTTTAACTGATTTTGATAATGAGAATTCTGGAATTGTTAAGGTATTTAGTGAAGAATGGAAAGCTTATTCAGAAGAAGAAAAAATAAATAAAGGAGATAAAATAATTGTTTTAAAAAGGGAATCAAATATTCTCATTGTAAAAAAACAATTATAA
- a CDS encoding SPFH domain-containing protein, with amino-acid sequence MYYYGILALFLLFLAATSLKIIRPYEKGLVERLGKFHREAQPGLQFIIPFLDRLIKVDMRERVIDVPPQEVITKDNVIVTVDAVIYYEVTEAFRVIYNVNNFEVAAIKLAQTNLRNVIGELELDQTLTSREMINTRLRQVLDEATDKWGVKVTRVEIKKIDPPNDIMEAMSKQMKAERMKRAAVLEAEGYKQAAILRAEGDKRSAILKAEGQAESVKRVAEAQKYKYEVEAKGQAQAIINVFNAIHEGNPTKDLLTVKYLEALKDIANGNASKVFIPYDIIGVLGSVSTLFEAKADVESKKDIKDNREE; translated from the coding sequence ATGTATTATTATGGTATTCTTGCATTATTTTTATTGTTTTTAGCTGCAACTAGTTTGAAAATTATAAGACCATACGAAAAAGGATTAGTCGAAAGACTTGGTAAATTCCATAGAGAAGCTCAACCCGGCTTACAGTTTATTATACCTTTTCTTGACAGATTAATTAAAGTTGATATGAGAGAAAGAGTAATAGATGTTCCTCCACAAGAAGTTATTACAAAAGATAATGTTATTGTAACTGTTGACGCAGTTATTTATTATGAAGTTACCGAAGCATTTAGAGTTATATATAATGTAAATAATTTTGAAGTTGCTGCTATTAAATTAGCTCAAACAAATTTAAGAAATGTAATTGGTGAATTAGAATTGGATCAAACTTTAACCTCAAGAGAAATGATTAACACTAGATTAAGACAAGTATTAGACGAAGCTACTGATAAATGGGGAGTTAAAGTTACAAGAGTTGAAATAAAGAAGATAGATCCACCAAATGATATCATGGAAGCAATGAGTAAACAAATGAAAGCAGAAAGAATGAAGAGGGCAGCTGTTCTTGAAGCAGAAGGTTATAAACAAGCTGCTATATTAAGAGCTGAAGGAGATAAACGTTCTGCTATATTAAAAGCTGAAGGTCAAGCAGAATCAGTCAAAAGAGTTGCTGAAGCACAAAAATATAAATATGAAGTTGAAGCGAAAGGTCAAGCTCAAGCAATTATTAATGTATTTAACGCTATACATGAAGGTAATCCAACTAAAGACTTATTAACTGTTAAATATTTAGAAGCTCTTAAAGATATTGCCAACGGTAATGCTTCAAAGGTATTTATACCTTATGACATTATAGGTGTTTTAGGATCAGTTTCTACACTTTTTGAAGCAAAAGCTGATGTTGAATCAAAAAAAGACATAAAAGATAACAGAGAGGAGTAA